The Huiozyma naganishii CBS 8797 chromosome 3, complete genome genome contains a region encoding:
- the ARO80 gene encoding Aro80p (similar to Saccharomyces cerevisiae ARO80 (YDR421W); ancestral locus Anc_5.525) → MTGNGKNMRGKAVGPQTHWIRGFKACTNCRIKKVRCDFGPSDNPHPPPCARCKRESKNCTFTAKTGKEQDMVTGEATNGIPTVDTVPVKKNELALPALAVTVSPGLIQNRSEMGNEANPNTGWKLELTSMHNTLAFLAQAAGTVSNTLNKGLMKKTLPSDRSTPSLEISRLGSKTPTGFASSLGLGMPSNPTKTLLQEIETQNKVQLIEKSKNTKSKVPKTLKDIKCIGENGLLSEQEATAFIDAFFCTMHPFFPYIPLQLQDPLELLEYPILLCAILTISTRYHSFSEFGFDNGDYNKRNFEVHEKLWDNCQVMLSKTIWGEASTRSIGTVLAFILFTEWNPRQIHWKKSDYANDDDEAVSELSNDEAEELTGTKAIRRSDRMAWMLTGSAVRLAQDMGFMETNAKVCVATHISDAFASMNMNQKPVLSGNFNVLQGGTNNYTSDPLNSSGSSHESTCSEQAFMKQMLENTNSHTRWRHILSSLQMEDLFQRQRNEYSNDLSDLEREFLNDEFILYYSLERRSDNQETPPFPLQFSYAQKAKIELTNIMLLGYDTIYYDRGRKKLASNNQLHNLSVLSILSPLMEGWHNVYKNLLIAPSANPYTTTTRGDKRAMYELSKNIDSESIICDYRYSQLYIYSLALQADFKRAELTVSEITQNAKYVEIAFNAAKEIIFSAFRVHKLNLLKYMPVRWVMRLVRAVSFLVKCCLILNATSIGGGGSSEAEVRTILKLCSISVKDTANTIKMAAMTLKEATPDELHLSMRYSAILLYLCRELESEKDSSKKIPFPNNATTKYAISPTYEGRDGEIAAGSAGGCANTAHITANRLRTVPLSDINETTGRNTEDTANNNIVNGSLNGDRNHLGTTEGTGAASQSTTDRLTGSLPDEVTNWFSGNAEIGLEFVEPWTDMIEQRFLQSGTGNDVFEELYQYFDQN, encoded by the coding sequence ATGACTGGAAATGGTAAGAATATGAGAGGGAAAGCGGTAGGCCCCCAAACGCACTGGATAAGAGGATTTAAGGCCTGTACTAATTGCAGGATTAAAAAAGTCAGATGTGACTTTGGCCCCAGCGATAATCCGCACCCTCCTCCTTGTGCTAGATGCAAGAGAGAGTCGAAAAACTGTACGTTCACCGCTAAAACAGGCAAAGAGCAAGATATGGTAACGGGGGAAGCAACGAATGGAATCCCAACGGTGGATACGGTCCCTGTTAAAAAAAACGAGCTGGCTCTCCCTGCTCTTGCTGTTACCGTGTCACCAGGTCTGATACAGAACAGGTCAGAAATGGGCAATGAGGCTAATCCGAATACTGGATGGAAGTTAGAACTAACATCGATGCACAATACATTGGCATTTTTGGCGCAGGCTGCAGGAACAGTTTCCAATACATTGAACAAAGggttgatgaagaaaacTTTACCCTCAGACAGAAGTACTCCATCTTTGGAGATTAGCCGACTTGGATCAAAAACACCGACCGGATTTGCTTCGTCATTAGGACTTGGCATGCCCAGTAATCCAACCAAGACCCTACTACAGGAAATAGAAACACAAAATAAGGTACAGCTAATTGAAAAATCGAAGAACACCAAATCAAAAGTTCCGAAGACATTGAAAGATATTAAGTGTATAGGTGAGAATGGGCTTCTCTCAGAACAGGAAGCAACTGCCTTTATCGATGCATTTTTCTGCACCATGCATCCGTTTTTCCCGTATATACCGTTGCAATTGCAGGATCCTCTAGAGCTTTTGGAATACCCAATCTTGCTATGTGCCATTCTTACAATATCCACTAGATACCATTCTTTTAGTGAGTTTGGTTTCGACAACGGTGATTACAATAAACGtaactttgaagttcatGAAAAACTATGGGACAATTGTCAAGTGATGCTTTCAAAGACTATCTGGGGTGAGGCAAGCACAAGGTCAATTGGGACTGTCCTTGCATTTATACTATTCACCGAATGGAATCCAAGGCAGATACACTGGAAAAAATCAGACTACGCCaatgatgacgacgaagcCGTTAGCGAATTATCAAACGATGAAGCTGAGGAACTAACCGGTACAAAGGCGATTAGAAGAAGTGATAGAATGGCATGGATGCTTACTGGGAGTGCTGTGAGGCTAGCACAGGATATGGGGTTTATGGAAACTAACGCAAAAGTGTGTGTCGCTACGCATATATCAGACGCCTTTGCATCAATGAATATGAACCAGAAACCAGTACTGAGTGGTAATTTCAATGTTCTCCAAGGTGGGACAAATAATTATACGAGTGATCCATTGAACTCCAGTGGATCAAGTCATGAATCTACTTGCAGCGAACAAGCTTTCATGAAACAAATGTTAGAAAACACTAATAGTCACACAAGATGGAGGCACATTTTAAGCTCTCTGCAAATGGAGGATTTATTCCAACGCCAGAGAAATGAATATTCGAATGATCTTTCAGACCTGGAAAGGGAGTTTTTAAATGACGAATTTATCTTATACTATTCACTCGAGCGCAGATCCGATAATCAAGAAACTCCACCTTTCCCATTACAATTTTCTTACGCTCAAAAGGCTAAAATCGAGCTAACAAACATAATGCTTTTAGGCTATGATACCATCTACTACGATAGGGGTAGAAAGAAGTTGGCGTCAAACAACCAACTACATAATCTTTCGGTTTTGAGCATCCTTTCTCCCCTTATGGAAGGATGGCACAACGTTTACAAAAACTTACTAATCGCACCAAGTGCGAATCCGTACACAACTACCACCAGAGGAGACAAGCGAGCAATGTACGAGCTCTCCAAAAACATTGATAGCGAGAGTATAATTTGTGACTACCGGTATAGCCAActttatatatactctCTCGCTTTACAGGCAGATTTTAAAAGGGCCGAACTAACAGTGAGTGAAATTACTCAGAATGCCAAGTATGTTGAAATCGCTTTCAATGCAGCCAAAGAGATAATTTTCTCTGCCTTCCGCGTGCATAAATTGAACCTGTTGAAGTACATGCCAGTACGATGGGTCATGCGACTGGTTAGGGCGgtttcatttttggtgAAATGTTGTCTCATTCTCAACGCTACCTCTATTGGCGGAGGTGGGTCCTCTGAAGCTGAGGTGAgaacaattttgaaactgtgCAGCATCTCTGTGAAGGACACCGCAAACACCATCAAGATGGCAGCAATGACTTTAAAGGAGGCTACACCGGATGAGCTTCATTTATCGATGCGTTACTCCGCCATACTGTTGTATCTGTGTAGGGAATTGGAATCTGAGAAAGATTCCAGCAAGAAAATACCCTTTCCGAACAATGCAACCACAAAATACGCTATATCGCCAACATACGAGGGGCGGGACGGCGAAATTGCCGCAGGGAGCGCAGGTGGTTGCGCGAATACAGCACATATTACTGCCAACAGATTGCGCACCGTGCCCTTAAGTGACATTAACGAGACAACAGGCCGCAACACCGAGGATACCGCAAACAACAATATTGTAAACGGATCCCTTAACGGAGATCGCAACCACCTTGGAACTACGGAAGGAACCGGGGCCGCTAGTCAATCGACTACCGATCGTCTTACGGGATCGCTCCCGGATGAGGTAACGAATTGGTTCTCAGGAAACGCTGAAATCGGACTCGAGTTTGTCGAACCATGGACGGATATGATAGAGCAGCGGTTCTTACAGAGCGGAACAGGGAACGACGTCTTCGAGGAACTGTACCAGTATTTCGATCAAAACTGA
- the RPL32 gene encoding 60S ribosomal protein eL32 (similar to Saccharomyces cerevisiae RPL32 (YBL092W); ancestral locus Anc_7.424), which produces MAASLPHPKIVKKHTKQFKRHHSDRYHRVGESWRKQKGIDSVVRRRFRGNISEPTIGYGSNKKTKFLSPSGHKVFLVANTNDLETLMMHTKSYAAEIAHNVSAKNRVVILARAKALGVKVTNPKGRLALEA; this is translated from the coding sequence ATGGCTGCCTCTCTACCTCACCCAAAGATTGTCAAGAAGCACACCAAGCAGTTCAAGCGTCACCACTCTGACCGTTACCACAGAGTCGGCGAGAGCTGGAGAAAACAGAAGGGTATTGACTCTGTTGTCAGAAGAAGATTCAGAGGCAACATCTCTGAGCCAACCATCGGTTACGGttccaacaagaagaccaagTTCTTGTCCCCATCCGGCCACAAGGTCTTCTTGGTTGCCAACACCAACGACCTAGAGACCTTGATGATGCACACCAAGTCCTACGCCGCCGAGATCGCCCACAACGTCTCTGCCAAGAACAGAGTCGTCATCTTGGCCAGAGCTAAGGCTCTAGGTGTCAAGGTCACCAACCCAAAGGGTCGTTTGGCTTTGGAAGCTTAA
- the ROX3 gene encoding Rox3p (similar to Saccharomyces cerevisiae ROX3 (YBL093C); ancestral locus Anc_7.425), producing the protein MNEQTMPSYYYYIDPTTTYEPQQPNPLDDLIALYGLNDLSRQVARTNMDGSKAVKLRKSYKNQISDLSGKFTSIPTKENGKGGEIAQILFQNNPDMMNQVTRTPGMSDEEWRDAQIHRDSALFQEGQGVDWNMCTDVLSQFERSYPTEFQNQPGFQVEDLAFDLDGSLKSSNSAKKRKNRSNGSSMATPNSDMTQDDLKRRRLE; encoded by the coding sequence ATGAATGAACAAACGATGCCATCGTATTACTACTATATCGATCCTACCACAACGTACGAGCCGCAACAACCAAACCCTCTTGATGATCTAATAGCACTATATGGGTTAAACGATCTGTCGAGGCAGGTTGCACGTACGAATATGGATGGCTCCAAAGCTGTAAAGCTGCGGAAGTCCTACAAGAACCAGATATCAGACCTCTCGGGGAAGTTTACGTCTATACCGACGAAGGAAAACGGGAAAGGTGGTGAAATAGCGCAGATTCTGTTCCAGAATAATCCGGACATGATGAACCAAGTGACGAGGACGCCAGGCATGTCGGACGAGGAATGGAGAGACGCTCAAATCCACAGAGACTCGGCGTTGTTCCAAGAGGGCCAAGGTGTCGACTGGAACATGTGTACGGACGTACTTTCGCAGTTTGAGAGATCGTACCCTACAGAATTCCAGAATCAACCAGGGTTCCAAGTGGAGGACCTGGCATTTGACCTAGATGGCAGTTTGAAGAGCAGCAATAGTGCCAAGAAGCGCAAGAACAGATCAAACGGGAGCTCAATGGCCACACCAAACAGCGATATGACGCAAGacgatttgaagagaagaagactGGAATAA
- the HKR1 gene encoding Hkr1p (similar to Saccharomyces cerevisiae HKR1 (YDR420W); ancestral locus Anc_5.524) produces the protein MKSFILLLLYYTALILPISSAKWFHFNRNNQLAASTGTGIVSHNKNIEIESVANGNSQQEATTGTLQDTTSTPVLDTDTALPTSKEQPQNQNSDTHTTAEIPTSKTENQDPTDANGPAQTSVTQQTSPTDINIQSNTAHGQTTQTVESLWPAHSDTTTINTDTREHTSTNVVPTDPAVQLHTTEATSMTVPTTTAEPASTTPQETTPMTTAETTTTPETTPTTTPKTASTTPQETTPTTTPETTTTFTPETTPTTTPTTTAPITVSTTTPALESMPTTTSEIMATTTPETTPTATPKTTPTATAETTPTTTPETTTTFTPETTPRTTPKITPETTAETASTTPQEITPTTTAETTTTPETTPTTTPKITPTTTAETTTTPKTTDTTTPETTPTATPTTTAPMTVSTTTPALESTPTTTPESTLTTTPETTTTFTPETTPTTTPTTTAPMTVSTTTPALESTPTTTPESTPTTTPEITATTTPETTPTAAPTTTLTATPETTPKITRTTTPTATAETMPSTTAETTPMTVSTTIPTNTPTTTPTTTVLSITPPATSQATTQYTDASQVPDTFAVTGSTTRSTLLPASTPRDPDETTDDINPIFSSTEVLPTLIASNDEEVRTTTSPTYPITTNTIITTTSRIAENSAGQLVSDIDTESYSTLESIAEQLTDWVEPTVQSTTQSVLNTQTKTGQAVEESTTETQTYDSQHVNEGVSFGATTRTYDEDFKLSVTSTATTNTPMSNGDALDKENQSSETYESVSEPNSESVRLNGNAASTLAHIMTDSTATSAPAAEAKPTSTSTRISGVVSSKTDRVTPTISRTLVSGSKGISNVVPQATLQQSSVSVTDTMVSSITGSVGVVQTPNPLGGSSILNPASPTSGSDSTDTVWLPTNIIIASNADSTHTARAESTASLPAAIAPAEELQSPPDFELITIGFLSGLNYAFLVGNPLSSAQVFDFLPHVLFFPIEDAAEKSKAIQPQSSDITTTLVAPLRKNRKTVTDMTRANVVNQNEATSSSLNLAVSSEATGSNDVELIFKNIRVKQIIPLVIEGNDYITSVAEVYFPTIYIDSLSALISDPNSTLYSNPKKNFATLASLIDKAIPLTSLRKNDGQSNTSTDSSSDVNSNESTGDDAFQNAEEYLRVSGAMDLSNIKVSKVNHTIRNRIIVFLFTLTTGVFLWISTFLIIFRITNKSRKLKDSNLKKGSLPLYQQNPYRENKQFSAESSESYIDIHYTTEKYSDYSASSPPIGENIIVDSAQGIQYKVDNEGNYYYNGNHLAEGMPEEDEESARYKQENQSTELQSDSIDHFYGSHPQQSNTDEKSESGRRINRPHSPYLSGAVKDPPFTFNRPSNDRNVTYSDSLGLKYNADATSMDFFPGEGSQMIGINPNLFRSETGSEVKGFNLHSTKDNSLSHISTIMSSKQANSQNSSAFGTSTLLLKHTLNNLSYLPMNELSFDLDDMVGEVNVDDTDDDTVDDYRVGDIDELDVELYKRLSKIEKFKNAGKSPAVEDRKKFIKMHLESKYSKTARS, from the coding sequence ATGAAATCCTTCATATTGCTCTTACTGTACTATACAGCACTCATATTACCCATATCGTCTGCCAAGTGGTTCCACTTCAATAGAAACAATCAGCTTGCAGCGAGTACGGGGACAGGCATAGTGTCAcacaacaaaaacattgAGATAGAGAGTGTGGCCAATGGTAACTCACAACAGGAGGCCACTACAGGTACATTGCAAGATACTACCTCGACTCCTGTACTCGACACCGACACTGCATTACCAACCTCTAAGGAACAACCACAGAACCAAAATTCAGATACACATACAACAGCGGAGATACCGACGTCCAAGACAGAGAATCAAGACCCAACTGACGCAAATGGACCCGCACAAACTTCCGTCACACAACAGACGTCTCCTACAGATATCAATATTCAATCAAACACCGCTCATGGTCAAACAACTCAAACTGTCGAATCATTGTGGCCGGCCCATAGTGATACAACAACAATCAACACAGATACCCGTGAACACACATCGACAAATGTTGTGCCTACTGACCCAGCCGTGCAATTGCATACAACAGAGGCTACAAGTATGACCGTACCTACCACAACAGCGGAACCCGCGTCGACGACTCCACAGGAAACCACGCCGATGACAACAGCAGAGACAACAACTACACCGGAAACTACGCCTACAACTACTCCAAAAACCGCGTCGACGACTCCACAGGAAACCACACCTACGACTACACCGGAAACCACGACTACATTTACTCCAGAAACTACGCCTACAACTACACCGACGACAACTGCGCCGATAACGGTGTCGACAACTACACCTGCACTGGAAAGCATGCCCACAACCACATCGGAAATCATGGCTACGACTACGCCGGAAACTACGCCCACAGCTACGCCAAAAACCACGCCGACGGCAACAGCGGAAACCACACCTACGACTACACCGGAAACCACGACTACATTTACTCCAGAAACTACGCCTAGAACTACTCCAAAAATCACGCCGGAGACAACAGCGGAAACCGCGTCGACGACTCCACAGGAAATCACGCCGACGACAACAGCAGAGACAACAACTACACCGGAAACTACGCCTACAACTACTCCAAAAATCACGCCGACGACAACAGCGGAGACAACAACTACTCCAAAAACCACGGATACAACTACGCCGGAAACCACGCCCACAGCTACACCGACGACAACTGCGCCGATGACGGTGTCGACAACTACACCTGCACTGGAAAGCACGCCCACAACCACACCAGAAAGCACACTTACGACTACACCGGAAACCACGACTACATTTACTCCAGAAACTACGCCTACAACTACACCGACGACAACTGCACCGATGACGGTGTCGACAACTACACCTGCACTGGAAAGCACGCCCACAACCACACCAGAAAGCACACCCACAACCACACCGGAAATCACGGCTACAACTACACCAGAAACCACGCCTACAGCTGCACCGACGACCACGCTGACAGCTACACCAGAAACCACACCAAAAATTACGCGTACAACTACGCCGACGGCTACAGCAGAAACGATGCCTTCAACTACAGCGGAAACTACGCCGATGACGGTGTCTACAACCATTCCAACGAATACTCCAACGACTACACCTACAACTACCGTGCTTTCTATCACACCACCAGCAACGTCACAAGCAACTACACAGTATACAGATGCCAGCCAAGTTCCAGACACATTCGCTGTAACTGGCTCAACTACCCGTTCAACTCTTTTACCAGCTAGTACACCAAGAGATCCAGATGAAACCACTGACGATATAAATCCGATATTTTCATCTACGGAGGTTTTGCCTACTCTTATTGCTTcaaatgatgaagaagtgcGCACTACCACTTCTCCCACCTATCCAATAACTACAAACACCATCATTACTACAACAAGCAGAATTGCTGAAAACTCTGCTGGTCAATTAGTATCAGATATCGATACAGAGTCGTATTCAACACTTGAATCTATTGCAGAGCAACTAACAGATTGGGTAGAACCGACTGTTCAATCAACTACACAAAGCGTCTTGAATACTCAAACCAAAACTGGACAGgccgttgaagaaagtacTACAGAGACGCAAACATATGATTCACAACATGTTAACGAGGGCGTATCCTTTGgagcaacaacaagaacataTGATGAAGATTTCAAACTTTCTGTAACATCCACTGCTACAACTAACACACCTATGTCAAATGGAGATGCACTAGACAAGGAGAACCAAAGCTCAGAAACGTATGAATCTGTAAGTGAACCGAACAGTGAAAGTGTTAGATTGAATGGGAATGCAGCGAGTACTCTAGCACATATCATGACCGATTCAACTGCTACCAGTGCACCAGCAGCTGAAGCAAAACCTACAAGTACATCAACACGTATTAGTGGAGTAGTCTCTTCTAAAACTGATCGTGTGACACCAACAATCTCGCGTACTCTTGTATCAGGTTCGAAAGGTATCTCGAATGTGGTTCCCCAAGCTACACTGCAACAAAGTTCTGTGTCGGTTACAGATACCATGGTCAGTTCAATAACGGGGAGTGTTGGTGTAGTCCAGACACCAAATCCGCTGGGTGGATCGTCAATTCTCAACCCTGCAAGCCCAACATCTGGTAGCGACAGTACGGATACGGTGTGGCTACCCACAAATATCATAATTGCAAGTAATGCAGATAGTACACACACAGCAAGGGCCGAGTCAACTGCTTCCTTACCGGCTGCAATTGCTCCTGCTGAGGAGTTACAAAGTCCTCCAGATTTTGAACTTATCACGATTGGGTTTCTTTCTGGATTGAACTATGCGTTTCTGGTAGGCAATCCACTATCGTCGGCACAGGTGTTCGACTTCTTACCGCacgttcttttctttccaaTAGAGGATGCTGCTGAAAAATCCAAAGCCATCCAACCGCAGTCCTCTGACATAACAACAACGCTTGTTGCGCCGTTAAGAAAAAACCGTAAAACTGTGACAGATATGACCAGAGCAAATGTGGTGAATCAAAATGAGGCAACATCATCTAGTCTTAATTTAGCGGTATCCTCGGAAGCTACTGGGAGTAACGATGTGGAATTaatcttcaagaacattCGTGTGAAGCAAATTATCCCGTTAGTGATTGAGGGGAACGACTACATTACTTCTGTTGCTGAAGTGTACTTTCCAACAATTTACATCGACAGCTTGAGCGCGCTAATTAGTGACCCAAATTCCACGCTATACTCTaatccaaagaaaaattttgcaaCGTTGGCGTCTCTAATTGATAAAGCAATCCCGCTAACTAGTCTCCGCAAAAATGATGGCCAAAGTAATACATCGACTGACTCCAGTAGCGATGTCAACTCAAACGAATCAACTGGTGATGACGCGTTTCAAAATGCAGAAGAGTATCTTCGTGTAAGCGGTGCAATGGACTTGTCTAATATTAAGGTGAGCAAAGTCAATCATACCATCAGGAATAGAATAATTGTATTTCTGTTTACTTTGACTACTGGTGTATTTTTATGGATAAGCACGTTTTTGATTATCTTTAGGATCACGAATAAATCAAGAAAGCTGAAAGATTCAAACCTGAAAAAAGGTTCTCTCCCGTTATACCAACAAAATCCGTACCGCGAAAATAAACAGTTCTCTGCTGAATCATCTGAAAGTTATATCGATATCCATTACACCACAGAGAAATATAGTGACTATTCTGCATCGTCACCTCCAATTGGCGAAAACATCATTGTCGATAGCGCACAAGGAATACAATACAAAGTCGATAACGAGGGGAACTACTACTATAATGGTAATCATCTAGCAGAGGGCATGCCagaggaagatgaagagTCTGCCAGATATAAACAGGAAAACCAATCAACAGAGCTTCAATCTGACAGTATCGACCATTTTTATGGTTCCCATCCTCAACAAAGTAATACTGATGAAAAGAGCGAATCTGGAAGAAGGATTAATAGGCCTCACTCACCATATCTGAGTGGTGCTGTCAAAGACCCTCCGTTTACATTCAACCGTCCATCCAACGACCGTAACGTGACATATTCTGATTCCCTAGGATTGAAATATAACGCAGACGCAACAAGCATGGACTTCTTCCCTGGAGAAGGATCCCAAATGATTGGTATTAACCCAAATTTATTCCGAAGTGAAACCGGTTCCGAAGTAAAGGGCTTCAACCTTCATAGCACCAAGGATAATTCGTTGTCGCATATATCCACTATAATGTCAAGCAAGCAAGCAAACTCTCAAAACTCTTCTGCCTTTGGTACAAGTACGTTACTTTTGAAACACACGCTTAACAACCTAAGTTATTTACCAATGAATGAATTATCGTTTGACCTCGATGATATGGTTGGTGAAGTGAACGTCGATGATACAGATGACGATACAGTTGACGATTATCGTGTGGGTGATATCGACGAGTTAGACGTGGAGTTATATAAGCGCCTTTCGAAAATcgaaaaattcaaaaacGCCGGGAAGAGTCCAGCAGTTGAGGACAGGAAaaagttcatcaaaatgCATCTCGAAAGTAAATATTCCAAAACAGCTAGATCTTAA